Proteins co-encoded in one Christiangramia fulva genomic window:
- a CDS encoding peptidylprolyl isomerase, protein MNDGLYAKFHTSKGEILAELEYKKTPGTVGNFVGLAEGKIENKAKKKGEPYYDGLKFHRVIPDFMIQGGDPQGTGAGGPGYNFDDEIHPDLKHDEPGKLSMANAGPGTNGSQFFITHVETPWLDGKHTVFGNVVEGQDVVDKIQQGDKIEKLEIIREGSDAENFDAVKAFENFNAEKVKKEEEAKKKAEAELEKLAAGFEKTESGLRYKIINKGDGKQAEKGKTVAVHYKGQLADGTVFDSSYKRNKPLEFPVGMGHVIPGWDEGILKLKVGDKARLVIPPHLGYGERGAGGVIPPNAILVFDVELMEVK, encoded by the coding sequence ATGAACGACGGATTATATGCCAAATTTCACACTTCAAAAGGAGAGATCCTTGCAGAGCTGGAATATAAAAAAACTCCCGGCACGGTTGGCAATTTTGTAGGCCTTGCGGAAGGCAAAATTGAAAACAAAGCGAAAAAGAAAGGAGAGCCATACTACGACGGACTCAAATTTCACCGGGTGATCCCAGATTTTATGATCCAGGGAGGTGATCCACAGGGTACCGGAGCCGGTGGCCCGGGTTATAATTTTGATGACGAGATCCATCCTGACCTGAAGCATGATGAACCGGGAAAATTATCGATGGCCAATGCCGGGCCTGGTACCAACGGGAGTCAGTTTTTTATCACTCATGTTGAAACTCCATGGCTTGACGGAAAACATACGGTTTTTGGAAATGTGGTCGAAGGTCAGGATGTGGTTGACAAGATCCAGCAGGGTGATAAGATCGAAAAACTGGAGATCATTCGTGAAGGCAGCGATGCTGAAAATTTTGATGCCGTAAAGGCCTTTGAAAATTTTAATGCTGAAAAAGTAAAAAAAGAAGAGGAAGCTAAAAAGAAAGCCGAGGCAGAGCTCGAAAAACTTGCCGCAGGATTTGAAAAAACCGAAAGCGGACTCCGATATAAGATCATCAATAAAGGAGATGGAAAGCAGGCCGAAAAAGGCAAAACTGTTGCCGTACATTATAAAGGTCAGCTGGCTGATGGCACCGTTTTCGATTCTTCATATAAAAGGAACAAGCCTTTGGAATTTCCTGTGGGTATGGGGCATGTGATTCCCGGCTGGGATGAAGGAATCCTGAAACTGAAGGTAGGAGATAAGGCGCGGCTGGTGATTCCGCCTCATCTTGGATATGGAGAGAGAGGCGCCGGAGGCGTAATTCCACCAAATGCCATTTTAGTGTTTGATGTGGAATTGATGGAAGTTAAATAG
- a CDS encoding amidohydrolase, with protein MKKISMLCGFLVFLVSCNSEKQKADLLVYNAKVYTVDSTFSKIEAFAVKDGKFFETGTTAGLKDKYEYAQIIDAEGKAVYPGFIDAHAHFYGLGLQQQKVELTGTKSFKEVVSRIVEFQKKHHLDYITGRGWDQNDWEVKEFPAKDTLDVLFPDTPVAITRIDGHAMLVNQAALDKANITTKTKFQGGDIEQKDGKLTGILVDNPMELIEATQEEPDFQERKEALLSAQEICLKYGLTTVDDAGLPREVIETIDSLQKSGELKMRIYAMVANSPQNLDYYLSKGPYKTERLNVRSVKFYEDGALGSRGAALKKPYSDRPNHFGALLSPISDLKDIAARVAKSEFQLNTHAIGDSANYLVLKTYDSLLDDTTDRRWRVEHSQVIDPEDFHYFSKNIIPSVQPTHATSDMYWAEDRLGPERIKGAYAYKKLLQEAGLVALGTDFPVEKVSPFLTFYAAVSRQDTENYPEGGFMKDQALSREETLKGMTIWAAYANFEENEKGSIEAGKFADFVILDRDLMEVALDSVPETKVIRTFINGEQVYKN; from the coding sequence ATGAAAAAAATATCAATGCTTTGTGGCTTTCTGGTATTTCTGGTGAGTTGTAATTCTGAAAAACAGAAGGCCGATTTGCTGGTTTACAACGCAAAAGTTTATACCGTTGATAGCACTTTTAGCAAAATTGAAGCTTTTGCGGTCAAAGATGGTAAATTCTTTGAAACAGGAACTACTGCCGGTCTGAAAGATAAATATGAGTATGCCCAAATCATTGATGCCGAAGGGAAAGCCGTTTATCCCGGCTTCATAGATGCACACGCCCATTTTTACGGACTTGGCCTGCAACAACAAAAAGTTGAGCTTACGGGAACGAAAAGCTTTAAGGAAGTCGTTTCCCGAATTGTGGAATTTCAGAAAAAGCATCATCTCGATTATATTACCGGCCGTGGCTGGGACCAGAATGACTGGGAGGTAAAAGAATTTCCTGCCAAAGATACCCTGGATGTATTATTTCCGGATACACCAGTTGCAATAACCAGGATCGATGGCCATGCGATGCTGGTAAACCAGGCAGCGCTCGATAAGGCTAACATTACCACCAAAACTAAATTCCAGGGAGGTGATATTGAACAAAAAGACGGTAAACTTACCGGTATACTCGTAGATAATCCAATGGAATTGATCGAAGCTACCCAGGAAGAACCCGATTTTCAGGAAAGAAAAGAAGCTCTTTTAAGCGCACAGGAGATTTGTTTGAAATATGGGCTAACTACGGTTGACGATGCCGGACTGCCTCGGGAAGTGATTGAAACAATCGATAGCCTTCAGAAAAGTGGAGAACTGAAAATGAGAATTTATGCCATGGTTGCAAATTCTCCTCAAAATCTGGATTATTATCTTTCAAAAGGACCTTATAAAACAGAAAGGCTGAATGTGCGCTCTGTAAAATTCTATGAAGATGGCGCCCTGGGTTCTCGTGGAGCGGCCCTGAAAAAACCTTATTCCGACAGGCCGAACCATTTTGGAGCTCTACTTTCTCCCATATCTGATCTAAAGGATATTGCAGCCCGGGTTGCGAAATCTGAATTCCAGTTAAACACGCATGCGATTGGCGATTCTGCGAATTACCTGGTTTTGAAAACCTATGATTCCCTGCTTGATGATACTACCGATAGAAGGTGGAGGGTGGAGCATTCGCAGGTAATAGATCCCGAAGATTTTCATTATTTCAGCAAAAATATCATTCCTTCGGTTCAACCTACGCATGCGACCAGCGATATGTACTGGGCTGAAGATCGTCTGGGGCCAGAGCGGATCAAAGGCGCTTATGCCTATAAAAAATTGTTGCAGGAAGCCGGGCTTGTGGCCCTAGGAACCGATTTTCCGGTTGAGAAGGTGAGTCCGTTTTTGACCTTTTATGCGGCGGTTTCCCGCCAGGACACTGAAAATTATCCTGAAGGCGGATTTATGAAAGACCAGGCTCTTTCAAGAGAAGAAACCTTAAAAGGAATGACCATCTGGGCTGCGTATGCCAATTTTGAGGAAAATGAAAAAGGAAGTATTGAAGCCGGTAAATTTGCCGATTTTGTGATCCTGGACCGCGATTTAATGGAGGTGGCCTTAGACAGTGTTCCTGAAACTAAAGTCATTAGGACCTTTATTAACGGCGAGCAGGTCTATAAAAATTAA
- the amrB gene encoding AmmeMemoRadiSam system protein B: MRYLFLITVLLNSILAFAQSSSKTRIFHDSIGFAKHAWQMDSIMSRIDASDKVPVNSTYKAVINPHDDYAYAGGLYAKTLQGIKANTIILVGVAHRARNYQLQDKLVFGDYDYWEAPYGKLKISQIRDELLQKMNAKNFVVHDSMMQLEHSLEAIVPFLQKMNPNVEIIPILVPYMKFEDMQNYSDELAETLSEIMKEKNLQYGKDLAIVISNDAIHYGSEDWGGSDLAPFGTDSIGNEKAHQKDEKIIAETLKGKLTAEKIEKFKHYTVQPDNYKEYQWTWCGRYSVPFGLLFANKLNKILNGEKLQGELIGYRSSLKNQHLKVEDLGMGTTAPSKPTHWVAYVGMAYQ; the protein is encoded by the coding sequence ATGAGGTATCTATTTCTTATTACGGTGCTACTTAACAGCATACTTGCTTTTGCCCAGTCTTCATCAAAAACCAGAATATTCCACGACAGCATTGGTTTTGCCAAACATGCGTGGCAAATGGACAGTATCATGAGCAGGATCGATGCTTCAGACAAGGTTCCGGTAAATTCAACCTACAAAGCAGTAATCAATCCGCACGACGATTATGCCTACGCCGGCGGTTTATATGCCAAAACGCTGCAGGGGATTAAGGCAAACACCATTATTTTGGTGGGCGTGGCTCATCGGGCAAGAAATTATCAACTTCAGGATAAACTGGTTTTTGGGGATTATGATTACTGGGAAGCGCCCTACGGAAAATTGAAAATTTCCCAAATAAGGGATGAACTGCTTCAGAAAATGAATGCGAAGAATTTCGTGGTTCACGACAGTATGATGCAACTCGAACATTCCCTGGAAGCTATTGTTCCTTTCCTTCAAAAAATGAATCCCAATGTTGAAATTATACCGATTCTCGTTCCTTATATGAAATTCGAGGATATGCAGAATTATTCTGATGAACTGGCAGAAACACTTTCAGAAATTATGAAAGAAAAAAACCTCCAATATGGCAAAGACCTCGCCATTGTGATTTCAAATGATGCCATACATTACGGAAGTGAAGACTGGGGTGGCAGCGATCTGGCCCCTTTCGGAACAGATAGTATTGGCAATGAAAAGGCCCATCAAAAAGATGAAAAAATAATCGCAGAAACCCTGAAAGGTAAATTGACCGCCGAGAAAATTGAAAAATTTAAGCATTACACCGTTCAACCTGATAATTATAAGGAATACCAGTGGACCTGGTGTGGAAGGTATTCGGTTCCCTTCGGACTCCTTTTCGCCAATAAACTGAATAAAATTCTGAATGGAGAAAAGCTCCAGGGTGAACTTATAGGCTACCGTTCCAGTTTAAAAAATCAACACCTGAAGGTTGAAGACCTGGGAATGGGGACCACCGCGCCCAGCAAACCTACACATTGGGTAGCTTATGTGGGAATGGCGTATCAGTAA
- a CDS encoding amidohydrolase family protein → MKKYLVFALAILILTACKDNTSEKAENPKEFDLLITNAKVVDVQNNKILQNQVIGITSDTIRFIDKMSESNSFKAKETFDAENKFVMPGLWDMHVHFRGGDSLIEENKDFLPLYLAFGVTTVRDAGGDMTPSVLDWRRKTAKGEIAGPRIFTSGPKLDGANPAWPGSISVTNKAEIKKALDSLQKLKVDYVKMYDGSLTPEIFYGIIEEAENRKMKTTGHMPMDANFLKAVDLGLDGTEHMYYVLKACSPVGDSLGNLGKGYGIINDLVKTYDEDLAASVFSTLNNQETTVTPTLHIGKTLGNILDTDHSKDKTLSYIGKGIQKTYNGRIESAKRARAAGSDIHSTTEEMFAAMIVPMQKAGVTLLAGSDAGPFNSFVYPGESLHAELQELVLAGLTPQQALITSVVNGPKFFDLERYYGSLEKGKVGDLLILDKNPLEKIENTRSIKFIIKNDKIYTPDELLKDL, encoded by the coding sequence ATGAAAAAATATTTAGTATTCGCTCTGGCAATTTTGATACTTACCGCTTGTAAGGACAATACATCAGAAAAAGCCGAAAACCCCAAAGAATTTGATCTTCTTATTACCAATGCGAAGGTGGTAGATGTTCAAAATAACAAGATACTGCAGAATCAAGTGATCGGTATCACTTCAGATACCATTCGGTTTATAGATAAAATGAGCGAGAGCAACTCTTTTAAGGCTAAAGAAACCTTTGATGCTGAAAATAAATTCGTGATGCCGGGATTGTGGGATATGCACGTACATTTTCGCGGCGGTGATTCTTTAATCGAGGAAAATAAAGATTTTCTTCCGCTATATCTTGCTTTTGGGGTCACTACGGTTCGCGATGCGGGCGGTGATATGACTCCGTCGGTACTCGACTGGCGCAGAAAGACGGCCAAAGGAGAAATCGCCGGTCCGCGGATCTTCACCTCCGGACCCAAACTGGATGGTGCAAATCCTGCGTGGCCTGGTTCTATATCGGTGACCAATAAGGCTGAAATTAAAAAAGCCCTTGATTCTCTTCAGAAGTTGAAGGTAGATTATGTGAAAATGTATGATGGCAGCCTCACCCCTGAAATTTTCTACGGGATCATTGAAGAGGCGGAAAATAGAAAAATGAAAACCACCGGACACATGCCTATGGATGCAAATTTTCTGAAAGCCGTAGACCTTGGCCTGGATGGAACGGAACATATGTATTACGTACTGAAAGCCTGTTCTCCTGTTGGGGATAGCCTTGGAAACCTGGGTAAAGGCTACGGAATTATAAATGATCTTGTCAAGACTTATGATGAAGATCTGGCAGCGAGCGTATTTTCTACTCTTAATAACCAGGAAACTACGGTAACCCCAACCCTGCATATTGGAAAAACCCTGGGAAATATCCTCGATACTGATCATAGCAAGGATAAAACGCTTTCTTACATTGGAAAAGGAATTCAAAAAACTTACAATGGCCGTATTGAAAGTGCCAAAAGAGCCCGGGCTGCGGGAAGCGATATACATTCCACCACAGAAGAGATGTTTGCCGCTATGATCGTTCCCATGCAAAAAGCGGGAGTGACTTTACTTGCAGGTTCAGATGCCGGGCCATTCAACTCTTTTGTTTATCCTGGTGAATCTCTACATGCCGAACTTCAGGAACTGGTTTTGGCTGGTTTAACACCTCAACAGGCGTTGATCACCTCAGTGGTGAATGGCCCGAAATTCTTTGATCTGGAAAGATATTATGGAAGCCTTGAAAAAGGAAAAGTGGGTGATCTTCTTATTTTGGATAAAAATCCGCTGGAGAAAATAGAAAATACCCGGAGCATAAAATTTATCATTAAGAATGATAAGATCTACACTCCGGATGAATTATTAAAAGACCTTTAG